In Nitrospinota bacterium, a single genomic region encodes these proteins:
- a CDS encoding sigma-70 family RNA polymerase sigma factor produces MYLKDISKLGLLDREEEIELARRIRKGDKEAERRLVEGNLRFVVSIANRYRRQDVPLGDLINEGNIGLIRAAKKFDPTKGIKFITYAVWWIRTSIRHALAKQQG; encoded by the coding sequence ATGTATTTAAAGGATATCTCGAAATTAGGATTATTAGACAGGGAAGAAGAGATAGAATTGGCAAGGAGGATTAGAAAGGGTGATAAAGAGGCCGAGAGGAGACTCGTGGAGGGAAATCTCCGTTTTGTTGTCAGTATCGCGAATAGATACAGGAGGCAGGACGTTCCTTTAGGCGATTTAATTAATGAGGGGAATATTGGATTAATAAGGGCAGCAAAGAAATTTGATCCTACAAAGGGGATCAAGTTTATCACCTATGCTGTTTGGTGGATTCGCACTTCAATCAGGCATGCCCTTGCAAAACAGCAAGGGG